The Platichthys flesus chromosome 8, fPlaFle2.1, whole genome shotgun sequence genome has a window encoding:
- the hs3st1 gene encoding heparan sulfate glucosamine 3-O-sulfotransferase 1 yields MAAMLLGLLLFAIQSPPIPSRPMADHGPPSPPSSTPADNGTAGHPNGTAQQLPQIIIIGVRKGGTRALIEMLSLHSAVAAAQNEVHFFDWESHFQKGLPWYLSQMPYAFPEQLTVEKTPAYFTSSVVPERIHQMNPDIKLLLILRDPTERVLSDYTQVFYNRLQKHKRYQPIESVLVKDGEINLGYKALNRSLYYVHMQNWLQYFPLESIHVVDGDELIRDPFPEMKKVERFLKLEPQINASNFYFNKTKGFYCLRDHGRERCLHDSKGRAHPHVTPVILQKLYQFFHEPNKKFFELVGRTFNWK; encoded by the coding sequence ATGGCAGCCATGCTCCTTGGGCTGCTGCTCTTTGCAATACAGTCTCCCCCCATCCCCTCGAGGCCGATGGCTGACCATGGCCCACCCTCACCTCCCAGCTCAACGCCCGCCGACAACGGGACCGCCGGCCACCCAAACGGCACCGCCCAGCAGCTTCCTCAGATCATAATCATCGGGGTGAGGAAGGGGGGGACGCGGGCACTGATCGAGATGCTCAGCCTGCACAGCGCGGTGGCGGCGGCTCAGAACGAGGTGCACTTCTTTGACTGGGAGAGCCACTTCCAGAAGGGCTTGCCCTGGTATCTCAGCCAGATGCCCTACGCCTTCCCCGAGCAGCTGACGGTGGAGAAGACGCCGGCCTACTTCACCTCCAGCGTAGTCCCCGAACGCATCCATCAGATGAACCCTGACATCAAGCTGCTGCTCATCCTCCGGGACCCCACGGAGCGCGTGCTCTCGGACTACACCCAGGTCTTTTACAACCGCCTGCAGAAGCACAAGCGCTACCAGCCCATCGAGTCCGTGCTGGTGAAGGATGGCGAGATCAATCTGGGATACAAGGCTCTGAACCGCAGCCTGTACTATGTGCACATGCAGAACTGGCTGCAGTACTTCCCGCTGGAGAGCATTCACGTGGTGGACGGGGACGAGTTGATCAGGGATCCCTTCCCCGAAATGAAAAAGGTCGAGCGATTCCTTAAGCTGGAGCCGCAGATAAACGCTTCAAATTTTTACTTCAACAAAACGAAGGGATTCTACTGTTTGAGGGACCACGGGCGAGAGAGGTGTTTACACGACTCCAAAGGCCGAGCTCACCCTCACGTGACGCCTGTCATCCTGCAGAAACTCTACCAGTTCTTTCACGAACCCAACAAGAAGTTCTTTGAGCTGGTGGGTCGGACATTCAACTGGAAATGA